The following proteins come from a genomic window of Phacochoerus africanus isolate WHEZ1 chromosome 9, ROS_Pafr_v1, whole genome shotgun sequence:
- the RABGGTA gene encoding geranylgeranyl transferase type-2 subunit alpha isoform X2: MHGRLKVKTSEEQAEAKRLEREQKLKLYQTATQTVFQKRQAGELDESVLELTSQILGANPDFATLWNCRREVLQRLEIQKSPEELAALVKAELGFLESCLRVNPKSYGTWHHRCWLLGRLPEPNWARELELCARFLEVDERNFHCWDYRRFVAAQAAVPPAEELAFTDSLITRNFSNYSSWHYRSCLLPQLHPQPDSGPQGRLPEDVLLKELELVQNAFFTDPNDQSAWFYHRWLLGRADPQDALRCLHVSRDEACLTVSFSRPLLVGPSTETLLLMVNESPLSVEWRTPDGRNRPSHVWLCDLPAASLNDHLPQHTFRIIWTAGDAQKECVLLKGRQEGWCRDSATDEQLFRCELSVEKSTVLQSELESCKELQELEPENKWCLLTIILLMRALDPLLYEKETLQYFQTLKAVDPMRSAYLDDLRSKFLLENSVLKMEYADVRVLHLGHKDLTVLCHLEQLLLVTHLDLSHNRLRALPPALAALRCLEVLQANDNAIESLDGVTNLPRLQELSLCNNRLQQPAVLQPLASCPRLVLLNLQDNPLCQAVGISEHLAELLPSVSSILT, encoded by the exons ATG CACGGGCGCCTGAAGGTGAAGACATCAGAAGAGCAAGCAGAAGCCAAAAGGCTAGAGCGGGAACAGAAGCTGAAGCTATACCAGACAGCCACCCAGACCGTCTTCCAGAAG CGTCAGGCTGGAGAGCTGGATGAGTCAGTGCTGGAACTGACAAGCCAGATTCTGGGAGCCAACCCTGACTTTGCCACACTCTGGAACTGTCGACGGGAGGTGCTTCAGCGGCTGGAGATCCAGAA GTCCCCGGAAGAGTTGGCCGCTTTGGTGAAGGCAGAACTGGGCTTCCTGGAGAGCTGTCTGAGGGTGAACCCCAAGTCTTATGGTACCTGGCACCACCGCTGCTGGTTGCTGGGCCGCCTGCCAGAGCCCAACTGGGCCCGGGAGCTGGAGTTGTGTGCCCGCTTCCTCGAGGTTGATGAGCGGAACT TTCACTGCTGGGACTACCGGCGGTTTGTGGCCGCCCAGGCAGCTGTACCCCCCGCGGAGGAGCTAGCCTTCACGGACAGCCTCATCACCCGAAACTTCTCCAACTACTCCTCCTGGCATTACCGCTCCTGCCTCTTGCCCCAGTTGCACCCTCAGCCAGACTCTGGACCCCAGGGGCGCCTCCCTGAGGATGTGCTGCTCAAAG AGCTGGAGCTGGTGCAGAACGCCTTCTTCACTGACCCCAACGATCAGAGTGCCTGGTTCTACCATCGCTGGCTCCTGGGACGAG CTGATCCCCAGGATGCCCTGCGCTGCCTGCACGTGAGCCGGGATGAGGCCTGTCTGACTGTCTCCTTCTCCCGGCCCCTCCTA GTGGGCCCCAGCACGGAGACCTTGCTGCTCATGGTTAATGAGTCACCCCTGTCCGTGGAGTGGAGGACCCCAGACGGCAGGAACCGGCCTAGCCATGTCTGG ctctgtgacctgcCCGCCGCCTCCCTCAACGACCATTTGCCACAACATACGTTTCGTATCATTTGGACAGCAGGCGATGCCCAGAAGGAGTGTGTGCTCTTAAAAG GCCGCCAAGAGGGCTGGTGCCGAGACTCAGCCACGGATGAACAGCTCTTCAG GTGTGAGCTGTCAGTGGAGAAGTCCACGGTGCTGCAGTCCGAGCTGGAATCCTGTAAGGAGCTGCAGGAGCTGGAGCCTGAGAATAAAT GGTGCCTGCTCACCATCATCTTGCTGATGCGGGCGCTGGACCCCCTGCTGTATGAGAAGGAGACGCTGCAGTACTTCCAGACCCTCAAG GCAGTGGACCCGATGCGGTCCGCGTACCTGGATGACCTGCGCAGCAAGTTCCTGCTGGAGAACAGCGTGCTCAAGATGGAGTACGCGGACGTGCGCGTGCTCCACCTGGGTCACAAG GATCTGACGGTGCTCTGCCATCTGGAACAGCTGCTCTTGGTCACTCACCTTGACCTGTCACACAATCGTCTCCGAGCGCTGCCGCCAGCCCTGGCTGCCCTGCGCTGCCTCGAG GTGCTGCAGGCCAATGATAATGCTATCGAGTCCCTGGACGGTGTCACTAACCTGCCCCGGCTGCAGGAGCTCTCCCTGTGCAACAACC GCCTCCAGCAGCCTGCAGTGCTCCAGCCTCTtgcctcctgccccaggctggTCCTCCTCAACCTGCAAGACAACCCCCTGTGCCAAGCAGTGGGCATCTCAGAGCACCTGGCTGAGCTGCTCCCTTCAGTTAGCAGCATCCTCACCTAA
- the RABGGTA gene encoding geranylgeranyl transferase type-2 subunit alpha isoform X1, translated as MHGRLKVKTSEEQAEAKRLEREQKLKLYQTATQTVFQKRQAGELDESVLELTSQILGANPDFATLWNCRREVLQRLEIQKSPEELAALVKAELGFLESCLRVNPKSYGTWHHRCWLLGRLPEPNWARELELCARFLEVDERNFHCWDYRRFVAAQAAVPPAEELAFTDSLITRNFSNYSSWHYRSCLLPQLHPQPDSGPQGRLPEDVLLKELELVQNAFFTDPNDQSAWFYHRWLLGRADPQDALRCLHVSRDEACLTVSFSRPLLVGPSTETLLLMVNESPLSVEWRTPDGRNRPSHVWLCDLPAASLNDHLPQHTFRIIWTAGDAQKECVLLKGRQEGWCRDSATDEQLFRCELSVEKSTVLQSELESCKELQELEPENKWCLLTIILLMRALDPLLYEKETLQYFQTLKAVDPMRSAYLDDLRSKFLLENSVLKMEYADVRVLHLGHKDLTVLCHLEQLLLVTHLDLSHNRLRALPPALAALRCLEVTHSLLCHCLGWSFPTSSTSEVCPPYKEMPRCSQSPQMTPVLPSVSQSDPRSPSRHRKLITLGSLVACTNPRLTAACPALPSRPPPCSPGAAGQ; from the exons ATG CACGGGCGCCTGAAGGTGAAGACATCAGAAGAGCAAGCAGAAGCCAAAAGGCTAGAGCGGGAACAGAAGCTGAAGCTATACCAGACAGCCACCCAGACCGTCTTCCAGAAG CGTCAGGCTGGAGAGCTGGATGAGTCAGTGCTGGAACTGACAAGCCAGATTCTGGGAGCCAACCCTGACTTTGCCACACTCTGGAACTGTCGACGGGAGGTGCTTCAGCGGCTGGAGATCCAGAA GTCCCCGGAAGAGTTGGCCGCTTTGGTGAAGGCAGAACTGGGCTTCCTGGAGAGCTGTCTGAGGGTGAACCCCAAGTCTTATGGTACCTGGCACCACCGCTGCTGGTTGCTGGGCCGCCTGCCAGAGCCCAACTGGGCCCGGGAGCTGGAGTTGTGTGCCCGCTTCCTCGAGGTTGATGAGCGGAACT TTCACTGCTGGGACTACCGGCGGTTTGTGGCCGCCCAGGCAGCTGTACCCCCCGCGGAGGAGCTAGCCTTCACGGACAGCCTCATCACCCGAAACTTCTCCAACTACTCCTCCTGGCATTACCGCTCCTGCCTCTTGCCCCAGTTGCACCCTCAGCCAGACTCTGGACCCCAGGGGCGCCTCCCTGAGGATGTGCTGCTCAAAG AGCTGGAGCTGGTGCAGAACGCCTTCTTCACTGACCCCAACGATCAGAGTGCCTGGTTCTACCATCGCTGGCTCCTGGGACGAG CTGATCCCCAGGATGCCCTGCGCTGCCTGCACGTGAGCCGGGATGAGGCCTGTCTGACTGTCTCCTTCTCCCGGCCCCTCCTA GTGGGCCCCAGCACGGAGACCTTGCTGCTCATGGTTAATGAGTCACCCCTGTCCGTGGAGTGGAGGACCCCAGACGGCAGGAACCGGCCTAGCCATGTCTGG ctctgtgacctgcCCGCCGCCTCCCTCAACGACCATTTGCCACAACATACGTTTCGTATCATTTGGACAGCAGGCGATGCCCAGAAGGAGTGTGTGCTCTTAAAAG GCCGCCAAGAGGGCTGGTGCCGAGACTCAGCCACGGATGAACAGCTCTTCAG GTGTGAGCTGTCAGTGGAGAAGTCCACGGTGCTGCAGTCCGAGCTGGAATCCTGTAAGGAGCTGCAGGAGCTGGAGCCTGAGAATAAAT GGTGCCTGCTCACCATCATCTTGCTGATGCGGGCGCTGGACCCCCTGCTGTATGAGAAGGAGACGCTGCAGTACTTCCAGACCCTCAAG GCAGTGGACCCGATGCGGTCCGCGTACCTGGATGACCTGCGCAGCAAGTTCCTGCTGGAGAACAGCGTGCTCAAGATGGAGTACGCGGACGTGCGCGTGCTCCACCTGGGTCACAAG GATCTGACGGTGCTCTGCCATCTGGAACAGCTGCTCTTGGTCACTCACCTTGACCTGTCACACAATCGTCTCCGAGCGCTGCCGCCAGCCCTGGCTGCCCTGCGCTGCCTCGAGGTAACGCACTCACTCCTCTGTCACTGTCTTGGATGGTCCTTTCCCACTTCCTCCACCTCTGAAGTCTGCCCACCCTACAAAGAGATGCCCAGGTGCTCCCAGTCCCCACAGATGACTCCTGTCCTGCCCTCTGTTAGCCAGTCCGACCCCAGGAGCCCCTCCAGACATCGTAAGCTGATCACCCTGGGCTCCCTGGTGGCTTGTACCAATCCCAGACTGACAGCTGCCTGCCCTGCCTTGCCTTCCCGACCCCCGCCCTGCTCCCCAGGTGCTGCAGGCCAATGA